The following are encoded in a window of Novosphingobium sp. ZN18A2 genomic DNA:
- a CDS encoding TauD/TfdA family dioxygenase encodes MAIRVEPSGAACGARVTGVDLAAPLDPGTVAEIRKAWLAHHVLAFPGQTMDDDALERFTLAFGGFGEDPFFAPIPGRAHIAAIRREADETSPIFAENWHSDWSFQARPPAGTCLLAIDIPPEGGDTLFANQHAAWDALSDARKADLGELVAIHSARLAYAPDGTYGDRDKGRSMDIRPGDAAMEARTHPLVPAHPETGRRGFFSTLGYIIGIEGKAQGDAIALLKDLQEWQGSERFVYRHKWEPDMLLMWDNRSVLHCATGGYEGHRRELHRTTIAASP; translated from the coding sequence ATGGCGATCAGGGTCGAACCGTCGGGGGCGGCGTGCGGAGCGCGCGTAACCGGCGTCGACCTTGCCGCGCCGCTCGATCCCGGAACGGTTGCCGAAATCCGCAAGGCGTGGCTTGCGCACCACGTTCTCGCCTTCCCCGGCCAGACGATGGACGACGACGCGCTTGAACGCTTTACGCTGGCGTTCGGCGGCTTTGGCGAGGATCCGTTCTTTGCTCCGATTCCCGGACGGGCGCACATCGCCGCGATTCGCCGGGAGGCAGACGAGACGAGCCCGATCTTTGCGGAGAACTGGCATTCGGACTGGAGCTTTCAGGCACGTCCGCCGGCCGGCACCTGCCTTCTGGCGATAGACATACCGCCAGAAGGCGGAGATACGCTGTTCGCGAACCAGCATGCCGCATGGGATGCCCTTTCCGATGCGCGCAAGGCCGATCTGGGCGAACTGGTGGCAATCCATTCGGCCCGCCTCGCCTATGCGCCAGACGGCACATACGGCGATAGGGACAAGGGGCGCAGCATGGACATCCGCCCCGGTGACGCGGCGATGGAAGCGCGGACGCATCCGCTTGTTCCCGCACATCCCGAAACCGGGCGGCGCGGGTTCTTTTCCACGCTTGGCTATATCATCGGCATCGAAGGGAAGGCGCAGGGCGATGCCATCGCGCTCTTGAAAGACTTGCAGGAATGGCAGGGCAGCGAACGCTTCGTCTATCGCCACAAGTGGGAGCCCGATATGCTGCTGATGTGGGACAACCGATCCGTTCTCCACTGCGCGACCGGCGGCTATGAAGGCCACCGGCGCGAACTCCACCGCACAACGATAGCCGCATCGCCATGA
- the gyrA gene encoding DNA gyrase subunit A produces MSDDTDIIDPPAPGGDPEIQRIDIVDEMKTSYLDYAMSVIVSRALPDVRDGLKPVHRRILFASQEGGFVAGRPYRKSAKIVGDVMGNYHPHGDAAIYDALARMTQPWSMRLPLVDGQGNFGSMDPDPPASMRYTEARLAKAANYLLDDLDKDTVDFADNYDGSRAEPTVLPARFPNLLVNGAGGIAVGMATNIPPHNLGEVIDGCLAWIENPLISLEELMEIIPGPDFPTAPLILGQSGARKAYSEGRGSIIMRARHVIEEGRGDRRSIVLTSIPYQVGKSGLVEKIAEAAKDKRIEGIADIRDESNREGVRVVVDLKRDATPEVVLNQLWRNTPAQSNFPANMLAIRGGRPEVLGLKDIIESFVHFREEVITRRTKFELNKARDRAHILLGLVIAVTNLDEVVAIIRGSANPAIARERLLEREWPVGEIAQYIRLVEAIELNEEQEGGVYRLSETQVRAILDLRLHRLTALGRDEIGDELEGLAAAIREYLEILADRQKLYAVMKQELAEVRELFATPRLSEIAPAADGIEDEDLIEREDMVVTITLDGYIKRTALSTFRAQNRGGKGRAGMATKDEDAVATMFVASTHTPVLFFSTAGKVYRMKVWRLPEGGAATRGRPVVNMLPALDQGETIATVLPLPEDEDEWGALSVVFATAKGSVRRNSMDAFANIPSNGKYAMKFEEDSEDRLIGVALLEATDDVLLATRNGKAIRFAGDDVREFTSRTSTGVRGMTLKGDDEVISLSILHRGGMRDQEEREEYLRFAPWKPEKEGEMADQERFALLAGREQFILTVCANGYGKLSSAYEYRRTGRGGQGITNIDNIDRNGPVVASFPATQAEQLMLVTDQAKLIRLPLESLRVIGRGSAGVRLFNVADGEKVVSAVRLAEETADEVEADEVATPDQPQAGEQPPESGGED; encoded by the coding sequence GTGAGCGACGACACCGACATCATCGATCCTCCCGCACCGGGCGGAGACCCTGAAATCCAGCGGATCGACATCGTCGACGAGATGAAGACCAGCTATCTCGATTACGCGATGAGCGTGATCGTGAGCCGCGCGCTGCCCGACGTGCGCGACGGTTTGAAGCCGGTCCACCGCAGGATCCTGTTCGCCAGCCAGGAAGGCGGCTTCGTCGCCGGGCGGCCCTATCGCAAGAGCGCCAAGATCGTGGGCGACGTGATGGGCAACTATCACCCGCACGGCGACGCTGCGATCTACGACGCGCTCGCGCGAATGACGCAGCCGTGGTCGATGCGCCTGCCGCTGGTCGATGGCCAGGGCAACTTCGGCTCGATGGACCCCGATCCGCCGGCCTCGATGCGCTATACCGAAGCGCGTCTGGCAAAGGCCGCCAACTACCTTCTCGACGATCTCGACAAGGATACCGTCGATTTTGCCGACAACTATGATGGTTCGCGCGCGGAGCCGACGGTGCTTCCCGCGCGTTTTCCCAACCTGCTGGTCAACGGCGCGGGCGGCATCGCGGTGGGCATGGCCACCAACATTCCGCCGCACAACCTGGGCGAAGTGATCGACGGTTGCCTGGCCTGGATCGAAAACCCGCTGATCAGCCTTGAAGAGCTGATGGAGATCATCCCCGGACCGGATTTCCCCACAGCACCGCTGATCCTGGGCCAGTCCGGCGCGCGCAAGGCCTATAGCGAGGGCCGCGGCTCCATCATCATGCGCGCGCGCCATGTGATCGAGGAAGGCCGGGGCGATCGCCGCTCCATCGTGCTGACCTCCATTCCCTATCAGGTGGGCAAGTCGGGCCTCGTCGAAAAGATCGCCGAGGCTGCCAAGGACAAGCGGATCGAAGGCATCGCCGACATCCGCGACGAATCGAACCGCGAAGGCGTGCGCGTGGTTGTCGACCTGAAGCGCGATGCAACGCCCGAAGTCGTGCTCAACCAGTTGTGGCGCAACACGCCCGCGCAATCGAACTTCCCGGCAAACATGCTGGCGATCCGCGGCGGGCGGCCCGAAGTCCTTGGCCTGAAGGACATCATCGAAAGCTTCGTTCACTTCCGTGAGGAAGTGATCACGCGGCGCACCAAGTTCGAACTGAACAAGGCGCGCGACCGGGCGCACATCTTGTTGGGCCTGGTGATCGCGGTAACCAACCTTGACGAGGTGGTGGCGATCATTCGCGGATCGGCCAACCCTGCCATCGCGCGCGAACGCCTGCTCGAACGCGAATGGCCGGTGGGCGAGATCGCGCAATATATCCGCCTCGTCGAAGCGATCGAGTTGAACGAGGAGCAGGAAGGCGGCGTCTATCGCCTGTCGGAAACGCAGGTCCGCGCGATCCTCGACCTGCGGCTCCACCGGTTGACCGCGCTGGGCCGGGACGAGATCGGTGACGAGTTGGAAGGCCTGGCCGCCGCGATCCGCGAGTACCTTGAAATCCTTGCTGACCGCCAGAAGCTCTACGCGGTGATGAAGCAGGAACTGGCCGAAGTGCGCGAACTTTTCGCCACGCCGCGCCTGTCCGAAATCGCGCCCGCGGCCGACGGCATCGAGGACGAAGACCTTATCGAGCGTGAGGACATGGTCGTCACCATCACGCTCGACGGATATATAAAGCGCACCGCGCTTTCCACCTTCCGCGCGCAGAACCGGGGCGGCAAGGGCCGTGCCGGGATGGCCACGAAAGACGAGGACGCGGTGGCGACGATGTTCGTTGCCTCCACCCACACGCCGGTGCTGTTCTTCTCCACGGCCGGCAAGGTTTATCGCATGAAAGTGTGGCGCCTGCCCGAAGGCGGCGCCGCCACGCGCGGTCGGCCGGTGGTGAACATGCTTCCCGCGCTCGACCAGGGCGAGACGATTGCCACGGTGCTGCCGCTGCCGGAAGACGAGGATGAATGGGGCGCATTGAGCGTCGTTTTCGCCACCGCCAAAGGCAGCGTGCGCCGCAACTCAATGGACGCCTTCGCCAACATCCCGTCGAACGGCAAGTATGCGATGAAGTTCGAAGAAGACAGCGAAGACCGCCTGATCGGCGTCGCTCTGCTGGAAGCGACGGACGACGTGCTGCTGGCAACGCGCAACGGCAAGGCAATCCGCTTCGCGGGCGACGACGTGCGCGAGTTCACCAGCCGCACCTCAACCGGTGTGCGCGGCATGACACTGAAGGGCGACGACGAAGTAATCTCTCTCTCCATCCTCCATCGCGGCGGTATGCGTGACCAGGAAGAGCGCGAGGAATATCTGCGCTTCGCCCCGTGGAAGCCCGAAAAGGAAGGCGAGATGGCGGACCAGGAACGGTTCGCGCTCCTCGCCGGGCGCGAACAGTTCATCCTTACGGTTTGCGCGAACGGATACGGCAAGCTCTCGTCAGCCTATGAATACCGCCGCACCGGACGCGGCGGCCAGGGCATCACCAACATCGACAACATCGACCGCAACGGCCCTGTCGTCGCCAGCTTCCCGGCCACGCAGGCCGAACAACTGATGCTTGTGACCGATCAGGCCAAGCTGATCCGCCTGCCGCTCGAATCGCTGCGCGTGATCGGGCGCGGTTCTGCAGGCGTTCGGCTGTTCAACGTGGCCGACGGCGAAAAGGTGGTCAGCGCGGTGCGCCTTGCCGAGGAAACCGCGGACGAGGTGGAAGCCGACGAAGTGGCGACGCCGGACCAGCCGCAGGCTGGCGAGCAACCACCCGAAAGCGGCGGCGAAGACTGA